A stretch of the Pantoea nemavictus genome encodes the following:
- a CDS encoding AzlC family ABC transporter permease — translation MRLGAVPLDRGVIKAIFLVCLADGIVGLSYGSLAAAEGFPLWVPIALSTLVLAGASEFLFIGIVAGGGSPLTAAAAGLLVNARHLPFGIAVKDLVGKGSRSLLGCHIMNDESVVFGISQPKLAQRRAAFWICGLGIFTIWPLSVIGGAVIGRFIPDVSSIGLDAVFPAILIALIFPALRQRRTLIPATLGTALSVLATPFVPAGMPVLFSLLGLLSWRERKNAK, via the coding sequence ATGCGTCTGGGTGCAGTGCCGCTTGATCGCGGAGTAATAAAAGCCATTTTCCTGGTGTGTCTGGCCGACGGTATTGTCGGGCTTTCGTATGGTTCGCTGGCAGCAGCAGAAGGTTTTCCGCTGTGGGTGCCGATTGCCCTCTCGACGTTGGTGCTGGCAGGCGCATCGGAATTTCTGTTTATCGGCATTGTGGCCGGTGGCGGCAGTCCGCTGACGGCGGCAGCGGCCGGTTTGCTGGTCAATGCGCGTCATCTGCCGTTTGGTATTGCGGTGAAAGATCTGGTCGGTAAGGGCAGTCGCAGCCTTTTGGGCTGCCACATCATGAATGATGAAAGCGTGGTGTTCGGCATTTCTCAACCCAAACTGGCACAGCGGCGGGCGGCGTTCTGGATCTGTGGCTTAGGCATTTTCACCATCTGGCCATTGTCAGTGATTGGCGGTGCGGTGATCGGACGTTTTATTCCTGACGTTTCTTCTATTGGCCTTGATGCGGTGTTTCCGGCGATCCTGATTGCCTTGATTTTCCCCGCGCTGCGCCAGCGTCGTACGCTGATTCCGGCGACGCTTGGCACGGCATTGTCGGTACTGGCGACACCGTTTGTTCCGGCGGGGATGCCGGTGCTGTTTTCACTACTCGGATTATTGAGCTGGCGGGAGCGTAAGAATGCAAAATAA
- a CDS encoding helix-turn-helix domain-containing protein: MTTPIDIIAAGLLRERQRAGLSLTEVARRAGIAKSTLSQLEAGNGNPSLETLWALCVALNIPFARLMEPEVKRLQIIRRGEGMIVSAEMADYQAALLASCPPGGRRDLYLVTSQPGAPRASEPHPPGSVEHIIIARGRALVGPSDAPVELHPGDYICYPADEPHVFEALEPDTMAVQLSEQN; the protein is encoded by the coding sequence TTGACCACGCCAATTGATATTATTGCTGCCGGGTTATTACGTGAACGCCAGCGTGCGGGGCTGTCGCTGACAGAAGTGGCGCGCCGCGCCGGGATTGCTAAATCAACACTTTCGCAGCTTGAAGCAGGTAACGGCAATCCCAGCCTCGAAACCTTGTGGGCGCTGTGCGTGGCGCTGAATATACCTTTTGCGCGTCTGATGGAGCCGGAAGTGAAGCGCTTACAGATCATTCGCCGTGGCGAAGGAATGATTGTGTCGGCGGAGATGGCAGATTATCAGGCGGCATTACTGGCCAGTTGCCCACCCGGCGGGCGACGCGATCTTTATCTGGTGACCAGTCAACCTGGCGCGCCGCGCGCTTCCGAACCCCATCCGCCGGGTTCAGTTGAACATATCATCATCGCCCGCGGCCGGGCGCTGGTTGGCCCCAGCGATGCACCGGTTGAATTGCATCCGGGCGACTATATTTGTTACCCCGCCGACGAACCGCACGTGTTCGAAGCCTTAGAGCCAGATACCATGGCGGTGCAGCTTTCTGAGCAAAATTAA
- a CDS encoding LysR substrate-binding domain-containing protein has protein sequence MSHGFSQLPPLNALKVFEAVTRHLNFRLAAEELGVTQGAVAQQIRGLEASLGLKLFERLPRSLALTGAGAGYAVSIRQAFELIDEATRTLRPEPNRLTLSVTPTFASRWMLPRLPGFTAAWPDIDLRVLASERLVQFHHEGVDLAVRYGRPPFGAGLDATLLFSQTVLAVVSPTLLAELGDPAESQNFQRYALVHDGHHLWPAFLAFIFPSLSLQHAHHLRFNQTALALEAAIGGQGMALTSPHFVQNDLASGRLVAAFSRQMALDAGWYLVWPKRPREQATVKAVRDWLLAQVNG, from the coding sequence ATGAGTCACGGATTTAGCCAGCTTCCGCCGTTGAATGCGTTAAAGGTTTTCGAAGCCGTCACGCGTCATCTTAATTTCCGTCTGGCGGCGGAAGAGCTAGGCGTGACACAAGGCGCGGTCGCGCAGCAAATTCGTGGGTTGGAAGCCAGCCTGGGTCTAAAACTGTTTGAGCGATTGCCGCGCAGTCTGGCGTTGACGGGTGCGGGTGCAGGTTATGCGGTCAGTATTCGCCAGGCATTTGAGCTGATTGATGAGGCCACGCGGACATTACGCCCGGAGCCAAATCGGTTAACCCTGAGCGTGACGCCCACCTTTGCCAGCCGCTGGATGCTGCCGCGCCTGCCGGGTTTTACCGCCGCCTGGCCAGATATCGATTTGCGCGTGCTGGCCTCGGAACGGCTGGTTCAGTTTCATCATGAAGGCGTTGATTTGGCGGTACGCTATGGTCGCCCGCCGTTCGGCGCCGGCCTCGATGCTACATTGCTGTTTAGCCAAACGGTGCTGGCGGTGGTAAGCCCCACCTTACTGGCCGAGCTGGGCGATCCGGCCGAGAGTCAGAACTTCCAGCGCTACGCTCTGGTGCATGATGGGCATCACCTGTGGCCGGCATTTCTCGCGTTTATCTTTCCCAGCCTGTCGCTGCAACACGCGCATCATCTCCGTTTCAATCAAACCGCGCTGGCGCTTGAGGCAGCAATCGGCGGACAAGGTATGGCGCTCACTAGCCCACATTTTGTTCAGAACGATTTGGCGAGCGGGCGATTGGTGGCGGCGTTTAGCAGGCAAATGGCCCTGGATGCGGGTTGGTATCTGGTTTGGCCAAAGCGTCCGCGTGAGCAAGCGACGGTGAAAGCGGTGCGCGACTGGCTATTAGCCCAGGTTAACGGCTGA
- a CDS encoding AraC family transcriptional regulator, with amino-acid sequence MALSVQQRTCALLSQLARQEGYTESLLESVRFMRADRQWARTPVLYEPSIIIICQGSKRAFLADKMYRYDAQHFLVLSVPLPFSAETEATSEEPLLGIAVRLDVAMVARLVAQLASVETAMSAAQAGIISTPIDQALAESTLRLLEALSDPLEAKILAPARVEEICFRVLMGEQGGAVRAALTYQGHFGRIARALQRIHQDWRQPLNVPHLANEAGMSVPRFHLHFKTVTQTSPIQYVKSLRLHQARLMMIRDNLTAAGAAARVGYESDSQFNREFKRMFGRSPAEEARIMKRAFELLPPEQLSGCLLAH; translated from the coding sequence ATGGCGCTCTCAGTTCAACAACGTACCTGCGCATTGCTCAGTCAGCTGGCACGTCAGGAAGGCTATACCGAATCGCTGCTGGAAAGCGTGCGCTTTATGCGTGCCGATCGGCAGTGGGCACGCACGCCGGTGCTGTATGAACCCAGCATCATTATTATTTGCCAGGGTTCGAAACGCGCGTTTCTGGCCGACAAAATGTATCGCTACGATGCACAGCATTTTCTGGTGCTGTCGGTACCGTTGCCATTCTCTGCTGAGACTGAGGCAACCTCCGAAGAGCCGTTGCTGGGCATCGCCGTTCGCCTGGATGTTGCCATGGTGGCGCGGCTGGTGGCGCAACTGGCCAGCGTTGAAACGGCGATGAGTGCGGCACAAGCGGGCATTATCTCGACGCCCATTGATCAGGCATTAGCGGAAAGTACCTTACGCTTGCTGGAAGCGCTGAGCGATCCACTCGAAGCCAAAATATTGGCGCCAGCGCGGGTTGAAGAGATCTGTTTTCGCGTGCTGATGGGCGAGCAGGGCGGCGCGGTGCGCGCGGCGTTAACCTATCAAGGCCATTTTGGCCGCATCGCCCGTGCTCTGCAGCGTATTCATCAGGACTGGCGTCAGCCGCTAAATGTGCCGCATCTGGCAAACGAAGCCGGAATGAGCGTGCCGCGTTTTCATCTGCATTTCAAAACCGTCACGCAAACCTCGCCGATTCAATATGTTAAATCGCTGCGTTTACATCAGGCGCGTTTGATGATGATCCGCGATAATCTCACCGCCGCTGGCGCGGCAGCGCGCGTAGGTTATGAGAGCGACTCGCAGTTTAATCGTGAGTTCAAACGGATGTTTGGTCGAAGCCCCGCAGAAGAGGCGCGGATAATGAAGCGGGCGTTTGAGTTGTTACCGCCGGAGCAGTTGTCCGGCTGTTTACTGGCACATTAA
- the corA gene encoding magnesium/cobalt transporter CorA, with protein sequence MVINCVAYRHGKREEHVDVADISEVLKEEKSFVWMGLYQPEPAFMQTLQQEFSLHELAIEDALVAHQRPKIEQYGDSVFIVVKTAHMDDLQRITFGETHFFLGKNFLITVRHGSSEGYAAIRTKAEKNQSMLCEGPGYALYCILDFIVDHYSKITESLNDRIGGLEEGMFTTRFDSDALQNVYHLRRELLALRNAALPVTEICQQLVRFHEDIIPKNLRAYLRDVQDHAHHVMIDAEDMREMLTSAMQVNLALVSVQQSEVNKKLAGWGAILIVPTIIFSMYGMNFPDMPELHTHFGYPAVVGVTIVICCVMWWRLKKAGWL encoded by the coding sequence ATGGTAATTAACTGCGTTGCGTATCGCCACGGTAAGCGTGAAGAGCATGTTGATGTTGCGGACATCAGCGAAGTGCTGAAAGAGGAGAAATCCTTTGTCTGGATGGGATTGTACCAACCTGAACCGGCCTTTATGCAGACGCTGCAACAGGAGTTCAGCCTGCACGAGCTGGCGATAGAAGATGCGCTAGTGGCACATCAGCGACCGAAGATTGAGCAATATGGCGATTCAGTATTTATCGTGGTGAAGACCGCACATATGGACGATCTGCAGCGCATCACTTTTGGTGAAACGCACTTCTTCCTTGGCAAAAACTTCTTGATAACCGTGCGTCATGGATCGTCAGAAGGCTATGCTGCGATTCGCACTAAAGCGGAAAAAAATCAATCGATGTTGTGTGAAGGTCCGGGCTATGCGCTTTATTGCATCCTCGATTTCATCGTTGATCACTACAGCAAAATCACCGAATCCCTAAACGATCGAATTGGTGGGCTGGAAGAGGGCATGTTTACCACTCGCTTCGACAGCGATGCGTTGCAAAACGTTTACCACCTGCGTCGCGAACTATTAGCGCTGCGCAATGCGGCGCTGCCGGTGACAGAAATTTGTCAGCAGCTGGTGCGGTTTCATGAAGATATCATCCCGAAAAATCTGCGCGCCTATCTGCGTGATGTGCAGGATCATGCGCATCACGTGATGATTGATGCGGAAGATATGCGTGAGATGCTCACCAGCGCGATGCAGGTCAATCTGGCGCTGGTGTCGGTGCAGCAGAGCGAAGTGAATAAAAAGCTCGCCGGCTGGGGTGCGATCCTGATTGTACCAACGATTATTTTCAGTATGTATGGCATGAACTTTCCCGATATGCCGGAATTGCACACGCACTTTGGTTATCCGGCGGTGGTGGGCGTGACAATCGTCATCTGCTGCGTGATGTGGTGGCGGTTGAAAAAGGCCGGCTGGCTGTAA
- a CDS encoding SDR family oxidoreductase has translation MTVEKVAVIVAGGSGMGAAAAEKLASDGYKVAILSSSGKGEALAERLGGLGVTGSNQSVDDLHQLVEHTLARWGRIDVLVNSAGHGPRAPILELSDEQWQLGMETYFLNVVRATRLVTPIMQKQGGGSIINISSAWTFEPTDMFPTSAVFRAGLASFTKIFADTYAADNIRINNVLPGWIDSLPKTDERRDSVPLQRYGTSAEVAATIAFLASPGAAYITAQNIRVDGGVTRNV, from the coding sequence ATGACAGTAGAAAAAGTTGCAGTGATTGTCGCTGGCGGCAGCGGTATGGGGGCGGCAGCTGCCGAAAAGCTGGCAAGTGACGGCTATAAAGTGGCGATTCTCTCTTCGTCCGGTAAAGGCGAAGCGCTGGCAGAACGGCTGGGTGGGTTGGGCGTAACGGGCTCCAACCAATCGGTAGACGATCTGCACCAGCTGGTGGAACACACGCTGGCACGCTGGGGCCGTATCGATGTGCTGGTTAACAGCGCCGGACACGGTCCACGCGCACCGATTCTGGAGCTGAGTGATGAGCAGTGGCAGCTCGGCATGGAAACGTATTTTTTAAATGTGGTGCGCGCCACGCGACTGGTGACGCCAATCATGCAGAAACAAGGCGGCGGCAGCATTATTAACATCTCATCAGCGTGGACCTTTGAGCCCACCGATATGTTCCCGACCTCCGCGGTGTTCCGCGCTGGTTTAGCCTCGTTCACTAAAATCTTCGCTGACACCTACGCGGCCGATAATATTCGCATCAACAACGTGCTGCCTGGCTGGATAGACAGCCTGCCGAAAACCGATGAACGCCGCGATAGCGTGCCATTGCAGCGCTACGGTACGTCTGCAGAAGTGGCGGCGACCATTGCTTTCCTCGCCTCGCCGGGCGCGGCCTACATTACCGCTCAGAATATTCGCGTAGATGGTGGCGTAACACGCAACGTATAA
- a CDS encoding GNAT family N-acetyltransferase, whose amino-acid sequence MDILPARPHHAAAIQKIYAWHVLHGTATFETEPPSASEMLNRVQDVQQRGGFWLVAQENEQVLGYCYLAPYRPRYAYRFTLEDSIYLDQQQTGRGIGRALLQKAIALAEAAGFRQIIAIVGDSANAGSLGLHRALGFEHTGVMKSVGFKHGRWLDTVVMQRSLGLGDSQPPER is encoded by the coding sequence ATGGACATTCTTCCCGCCAGACCGCATCACGCAGCGGCCATTCAGAAGATCTACGCCTGGCATGTGCTGCACGGCACCGCAACTTTTGAAACCGAACCGCCTTCTGCGAGCGAAATGCTTAATCGCGTGCAGGATGTGCAGCAGCGCGGCGGTTTCTGGCTGGTGGCACAAGAGAATGAACAGGTGCTGGGTTATTGCTATCTGGCACCGTACCGCCCGCGTTACGCTTATCGCTTCACGCTGGAGGATTCGATTTACCTCGATCAGCAGCAAACGGGTAGAGGCATTGGACGCGCGCTGCTGCAAAAGGCCATTGCGCTGGCGGAAGCGGCAGGATTTCGCCAAATCATTGCGATCGTTGGCGATAGCGCCAACGCAGGATCGCTGGGGTTACACCGGGCGCTCGGTTTTGAGCACACCGGCGTAATGAAGTCGGTGGGTTTCAAACATGGCCGCTGGCTCGATACCGTGGTGATGCAGCGTTCCCTCGGTCTCGGTGATAGCCAGCCGCCAGAGCGCTAA
- a CDS encoding SDR family oxidoreductase, whose translation MTHSNPKVIILTGASSGIGEGIARHLAQQGHKLILGARRADRLTALCDELRLAGASVDYLLTDVTRRADTQQLADFALEKYGRIDVMINNAGVMPLSPMSSMKVEEWDLMLDVNIRGVLYGIAAVLPTLQTQQFGHIINIASVGALTVSPTAAVYCATKFAVRAISDGLRQESQHLRVTVLNPGVVESELADSISDRVAREAMKSYRQIALQPEAIAKAVSWAIEQPGEVDTSEITVRPTASAH comes from the coding sequence ATGACCCACTCAAATCCTAAAGTGATTATTTTAACCGGCGCCAGTAGCGGCATAGGCGAAGGCATTGCACGTCATCTGGCGCAGCAAGGTCACAAACTGATTCTCGGTGCACGTCGCGCCGATCGCTTGACGGCGCTTTGCGATGAGCTGCGTTTAGCGGGCGCAAGCGTGGATTATTTGCTTACCGATGTCACACGGCGTGCCGATACACAGCAGCTGGCCGATTTTGCGCTGGAGAAATATGGCCGCATTGATGTGATGATTAACAATGCAGGTGTCATGCCGCTGTCGCCGATGAGTTCTATGAAGGTCGAAGAGTGGGATTTGATGCTGGACGTCAACATTCGCGGCGTGCTGTATGGTATCGCGGCAGTGCTTCCTACCCTGCAGACCCAGCAGTTTGGCCACATCATCAACATCGCGTCGGTTGGCGCCCTGACGGTTTCCCCCACCGCGGCGGTGTATTGCGCTACTAAATTCGCGGTGCGTGCCATTTCCGATGGTCTGCGCCAGGAATCACAGCATCTGCGCGTTACGGTGCTCAATCCGGGCGTGGTGGAGTCTGAACTCGCCGATAGCATCAGCGACCGTGTTGCGCGTGAGGCGATGAAGAGTTATCGCCAGATTGCACTGCAGCCGGAAGCGATTGCCAAAGCGGTGAGTTGGGCCATCGAACAACCTGGCGAGGTTGATACCAGTGAAATCACCGTGCGCCCTACTGCCAGCGCACATTGA
- a CDS encoding DJ-1/PfpI family protein, which translates to MASSPFTIGLLLFPNLTQLDLTGPWEVFARMPNVKNYLIWKDRQPVMSDRGMAIVPTATFADCPQLDLICIPGGPGQIALMDDDETLDFVRRMAQNAQWVTSVCTGSLVLGAAGLLQGYRATSHWGSLDQLSLLGATLVAERVVRDRNRITGAGVTSGIDFALTVAQELFGREVAENIQLQMEYDPAPPFHSGSPRSASPARLAEAKNQMQDFIARRRLATEQAAARLKR; encoded by the coding sequence ATGGCTTCTTCGCCTTTCACTATTGGTCTGCTGCTGTTCCCCAACCTCACGCAACTCGATCTCACCGGCCCGTGGGAAGTGTTTGCCCGCATGCCCAACGTCAAAAATTATCTGATTTGGAAAGACCGCCAGCCGGTGATGTCCGATCGTGGCATGGCGATTGTGCCAACCGCGACCTTTGCCGACTGTCCCCAACTTGATCTGATTTGCATTCCCGGCGGTCCCGGACAAATCGCACTGATGGACGACGACGAAACGCTGGATTTTGTGCGGCGCATGGCGCAAAACGCGCAATGGGTGACATCGGTGTGCACTGGCTCGCTGGTGTTAGGCGCTGCGGGATTACTGCAAGGATATCGGGCAACTTCGCACTGGGGATCGCTGGATCAGCTCAGCCTTTTAGGCGCCACGCTGGTAGCGGAACGCGTGGTGCGTGACCGCAACCGCATCACCGGCGCGGGCGTCACCTCAGGCATTGATTTTGCCTTAACGGTGGCGCAGGAGTTGTTTGGGCGCGAGGTTGCGGAGAATATTCAGCTGCAGATGGAGTACGATCCGGCGCCGCCATTCCACTCTGGCTCTCCGCGCAGCGCCTCACCAGCGCGACTGGCCGAGGCGAAAAATCAGATGCAGGATTTTATTGCCCGACGCCGTTTGGCAACCGAGCAGGCAGCGGCAAGGCTAAAGCGCTAA
- a CDS encoding AzlD domain-containing protein produces the protein MQNNLIIAGIALLAVGTYAIRFAGYRLGSRMQMSERVRSMLSDAATVLLLAVAVTTALFEGTHFAGVARIAGVLFAVFLAWRRTPLILVIIGAALMTALLRYLGVP, from the coding sequence ATGCAAAATAATCTGATCATCGCGGGCATAGCGCTGCTGGCGGTTGGCACCTATGCCATCCGCTTTGCGGGTTACCGCCTTGGCAGCCGCATGCAGATGTCGGAACGGGTACGCAGCATGTTATCTGATGCCGCCACCGTTTTGCTGTTGGCGGTGGCGGTCACCACCGCACTGTTTGAAGGCACCCACTTCGCCGGAGTGGCGCGTATCGCCGGCGTGCTGTTTGCGGTGTTTCTCGCGTGGCGTCGCACCCCGTTGATTTTAGTCATCATTGGCGCTGCGCTGATGACGGCATTGCTGCGTTATTTAGGCGTGCCTTAA
- a CDS encoding GNAT family N-acetyltransferase — protein MKPRLARCDETAALWRIRNLAIRHGCQGVYPAEVISAWTPDALPAGYFAAVKRNPFFVIDDPEHGVAATGFLDLHNGSVEAIFTLPACNGKGYASAIMQAIIEEARQRGFKQLTLAATPNASSFYQRHGFHVVRDALYPSALAQADLACVEMVREL, from the coding sequence ATGAAACCGCGTTTAGCCCGCTGCGATGAAACTGCCGCGTTGTGGCGCATTCGCAATCTCGCCATACGCCACGGTTGTCAGGGTGTTTATCCGGCAGAAGTCATCAGCGCATGGACGCCCGATGCGTTACCCGCTGGTTACTTTGCGGCGGTAAAACGCAATCCGTTCTTTGTGATAGACGATCCTGAACACGGCGTGGCCGCTACCGGTTTTCTCGATCTCCATAACGGCAGCGTTGAGGCTATTTTCACGCTGCCCGCCTGTAATGGCAAAGGCTATGCCAGCGCGATCATGCAGGCGATCATTGAGGAAGCACGGCAGCGCGGTTTTAAACAATTGACGCTCGCCGCCACGCCCAACGCCAGCAGTTTCTATCAACGCCACGGTTTTCACGTGGTGCGTGACGCGTTATACCCTTCGGCGCTGGCGCAAGCCGATCTCGCCTGTGTTGAAATGGTCCGCGAGCTTTAA